In Macrobrachium rosenbergii isolate ZJJX-2024 unplaced genomic scaffold, ASM4041242v1 13908, whole genome shotgun sequence, one genomic interval encodes:
- the LOC136838015 gene encoding uncharacterized protein: MFEGEIDDDDRISVRAGLTLFDDPPLTGTVFEGPSNLPKKQNVSTNPFVAPANPAPGNSLAPVSPFGESKEDIELSLLCKRIELKKLEFEENERARRHEVEMANLNIEMARLQGANMVSSPRGNFSDRFNLGAALKLVPVFDERNVPEFFKAFDHVATQLSWPSEMWTVLIQCRLVGKAIRVYNTLEEGIAWDYQKVKSLVLKAYDLVPEAYRLKFRNLSKQPSQSFVEFARVKEEQFDEWLKSRQVVIFAALRELMLLEEFKKACSKELRVYLEEVKAVKLSKAAQIADEFVLTHQASSSNFGHRDLIFQSARPGNVEKRRVTFVSSPDNYKTNNNDNPGKVSSGPAARVFFKNNRIGSNTTVQIRFLIDTGLARSLVLKETLKGSWKYSGNFVVLGGFPNTVVSAPLVEVRLSFPGYDKVKELAVIESLPIPGIHGILGNDMLNSKGQELFPILSMHACPVAVTTRAAAKAADLIKDDDELMLSSLEIDLERPRSVDSSSKDGNIDNVLKPDWDRLSFIEAGKKEFNFDLGDTTDLTKPRFCHFGVWKTFRKLAKCFWWHGLKSSVKQFVKECEVCQVMGKRNQIILKAPLNPNPAIGEPFAKYGLPRVIQTDCGTNFTSKVFRGKYAELAIQHITSVPYHPESQGVVERFHQTLKSILKKHCYEQGDEWDKVLPFALFALRNHPNASTSVAPFELLFGHKVRGPLEIFSEILESGRRGDVKIGEFVEDLRKRLSSAWKLAQENLSSSQAVMKSNFDRKAKARSFEPGELVLLLSMDMDNFLEPRFISGFPGRTNFLQHDVDVGSASLVKQSPYWLNPVKRDIVDKEIKYMLEHNLIQPSVSPWSSPVVLVKKLMGSSVPLSDRAREISAFVTPFGLYECKVMPFGMKNAAKAYESGHLWSGRY, encoded by the exons ATGTTTGAGGGagagattgatgatgatgatagaattaGTGTGAGAGCAGGTTTAACATTATTTGATGATCCTCCACTGACAGGAACTGTTTTTGAGGGCCCTTCAAATTTGCCTAAGAAACAAAATGTTTCTACCAACCCTTTTGTAGCTCCCGCAAACCCTGCGCCAGGTAATTCTCTGGCTCCTGTCAGTCCTTTTGGGGAGTCCAAAGAAGATATTGAGTTAAGTTTATTATGCAAACGGATTGAGCTAAAGAAATTGGAGTTTGAGGAGAACGAGAGGGCGAGGCGTCATGAGGTAGAGATGGCTAACCTTAATATAGAAATGGCTAGGTTGCAGGGCGCAAATATGGTCAGTTCCCCTCGCGGTAATTTCAGTGATAGATTTAATCTTGGTGCGGCATTAAAGTTAGTGCCTGTGTTTGATGAAAGAAATGTCCCCGAGTTTTTCAAGGCTTTTGATCATGTTGCCACCCAGTTATCTTGGCCCTCCGaaatgtggactgttttgattcAGTGTAGGTTGGTGGGCAAGGCAATCCGGGTATATAATACCTTGGAAGAGGGAATAGCCTGGGACTATCAGAAGGTCAAGTCGCTGGTCCTTAAAGCATATGATTTGGTCCCGGAAGCCTATCGCCTTAAATTTAGAAATCTTTCCAAACAGCCCTCTCAATCATTTGTGGAATTTGCAAGAGTCAAAGAGGAACAGTTTGATGAATGGCTGAAGAGTcgtcaggtggttatttttgcaGCGTTGAGGGAATTGATGCTTCTTGAAGAATTTAAAAAGGCTTGTAGCAAAGAATTGAGGGTGTATCTGGAGGAGGTGAAAGCTGTTAAATTGAGTAAGGCTGCCCAAATTGCCGACGAGTTTGTTTTGACCCATCAAGCTAGTTCCAGTAATTTTGGGCATAGAGATTTGATTTTTCAATCTGCTAGGCCCGGTAACGTTGAAAAAAGGAGAGTAACTTTTGTGTCTTCCCCTGataattataaaactaataataatgataatccagGAAAAGTCTCAAGTGGGCCGGCTGCTCGTgtctttttcaaaaataacagGATTGGgtctaataca ACTGTTCAAATAAGATTTTTGATAGACACAGGTTTGGCTCGGTCTCTGGTTTTGAAGGAAACCTTGAAAGGTTCGTGGAAATATTCAGGGAATTTTGTTGTTCTGGGAGGGTTCCCAAACACGGTTGTTTCGGCTCCGTTGGTGGAAGTCAGGCTGTCGTTCCCTGGATATGATAAAGTGAAAGAGTTGGCGGTCATAGAAAGTCTTCCTATCCCTGGTATTCATGGCATTTTGGGCAATGATATGCTGAACAGTAAGGGACAGGAGTTATTCCCAATATTGTCCATGCATGCTTGCCCCGTGGCCGTAACAACCCGTGCTGCAGCCAAGGCTGCAGACCTAATCAAGGATGATGATGAATTAATGTTAAGTAGTTTAGAAATAGACTTAGAGAGGCCCAGGTCTGTAGATAGCAGTAGTAAAGATGGTAATATTGATAATGTTTTGAAACCCGATTGGGACAGGTTGTCTTTCATTGAAGCAGggaaaaaggaatttaattttgatttaggtGACACCACGGATCTGACTAAACCTAGGTTTT GCCATTTTGGGGTATGGAAAACTTTTCGAAAGTTGGCAAAATGTTTTTGGTGGCATGGATTAAAATCATCTGTGAAGCAGTTTGTAAAGGAATGTGAGGTTTGTCAGGTTATGGGAAAACGTAATCAGATTATTCTTAAAGCCCCTTTAAACCCTAATCCTGCTATCGGTGAGCCGTTCGCAAA gtatggtctCCCTCGTGTTATTCAGACCGATTGTGGtacgaatttcacgagtaaggtatttaggggtaaatatgctgaactggccattcagcacattaccagcgtaCCTTATCATCCAGAGAGCCAGGGtgtggtggaaaggtttcaccagactcTTAAATCTATATTGAAGAAGCATTGTTATGAACAGGGTGATGAATGGGATAAAGTGCTTCCCTTTGCTCTCTTTGCGCTTAGGAATCACCCAAATGCCTCCACTAGTGTAGCTCCCTTCGAACTGTTATTTGGGCATAAGGTACGTGGTCCATTGGAAATTTTCAGCGAGATACTCGAATCTGGTCGAAGGGGAGATGTGAAAATAGGGGAATTTGTAGAGGATTTGAGAAAAAGGTTATCTAGTGCTTGGAAGTTGGCCCAGGAGAATTTGAGTTCTTCTCAGGCTGTTATGAAATCAAATTTTGATAGAAAAGCTAAAGCACGATCGTTTGAGCCCGGAGAGTTGGTTTTGCTTTTGAGTATGGACATGGACAATTTTCTTGAACCCAG atttatttcaggATTCCCTGGTCGAACTAATTTCCTCcagcatgatgtggatgtgggaagTGCTTCCCTTGTTAAACAAAGTCCTTATTGGTTGAATCCCGTAAAAAGGGATATAGTCGATAAGGAGATTAAGTATATGTTGGAGCACAACCTCATTCAACCTTCAGTTAGCCCATGGAGCTCCCCTGTAGTTCTCGTTAAAAAGCTGATGGGAAGTTCC gttcctTTATCTGATCGAGCTCGTGAAATCTCAGCTTTTGTTACCCCCTTTGGTTTGTATGAGTGTAAAGTGATGCCCTTTGGAATGAAGAATGCTGCAAAGGCTTATGAATCGGGTCATTTGTGGTCTGGAAGGTACTGA